A single Staphylococcus muscae DNA region contains:
- the pflA gene encoding pyruvate formate-lyase-activating protein, with product MLKGHIHSIESLGTVDGPGLRYIIFTQGCLLRCLYCHNPDTWKVNEPSRTATSDELVAEITPYLPYFQASGGGVTVSGGEPLLQMPFIEELFEKLQAHGIHTCIDTSLGCANDSEAFRKHFDQLLPHADLLMVDIKHIDNEKHKRLTGKPNTHILKYIQYLADKKQPIWIRHVLVPGLTDAPEDLRALGEFINQLGNVEKFELLPYHQLGVHKWQALGIPYELTDVSPPTDEDVAEAYRLVNFNGVTPLTPVG from the coding sequence ATGTTAAAAGGTCACATTCATTCAATAGAGAGCTTAGGTACTGTGGACGGCCCTGGTCTACGTTACATTATCTTCACACAAGGTTGCTTATTACGGTGCTTATATTGCCATAACCCCGACACATGGAAAGTAAACGAACCGTCAAGAACTGCAACATCTGATGAACTTGTGGCCGAAATTACACCGTATCTCCCTTACTTCCAAGCATCTGGAGGCGGTGTCACAGTAAGTGGTGGCGAACCGCTTCTCCAAATGCCGTTTATTGAAGAATTATTTGAAAAGCTTCAAGCACATGGCATCCACACGTGTATTGATACATCACTTGGATGTGCCAATGATTCAGAAGCTTTTAGAAAACATTTCGACCAGCTACTCCCCCATGCAGATTTATTAATGGTCGACATTAAACATATTGATAATGAAAAGCATAAACGCTTAACAGGAAAACCAAACACTCATATATTAAAGTATATTCAATACTTAGCCGATAAAAAGCAACCAATCTGGATACGACATGTCCTAGTGCCAGGTTTGACTGACGCCCCAGAAGACCTACGTGCACTTGGTGAATTTATCAACCAGCTAGGTAACGTTGAGAAGTTCGAATTGCTTCCTTACCATCAGCTGGGCGTTCATAAATGGCAAGCCCTTGGCATTCCATATGAACTAACGGATGTCTCCCCTCCAACAGATGAAGATGTCGCAGAAGCATATCGATTGGTTAACTTTAATGGTGTGACCCCCTTAACACCGGTTGGCTAA
- the pflB gene encoding formate C-acetyltransferase produces the protein MIKEPKKQNNAWSGFKTGRWTRNVDVREFIQLNFTGYQGDDSFLAGPTEATSKLWDQVMQLSKEERERGGMWDMDTKVVSTILSHDAGYLNQDLEQIVGVQTDKPFKRSMQPFGGIRMAKAACEAYGYELDEETERIFTDYRKTHNQGVFDAYSKEMLACRKAGIITGLPDAYGRGRIIGDYRRVALYGIDFLMAEKQRDFNDLSTTMSEDVIRLREEVSEQYRSLKELKELGERYGFDLSRPAENFKEAVQWLYLAYLAAIKEQNGAAMSLGRTSTFLDIYAERDLQAGTITESEVQEIIDHFIMKLRLVKFARTPDYNALFSGDPTWVTESIGGVGIDGRPMVTKNSFRFLHSLDNLGPAPEPNLTVLWSTRLPENFKRYCTKMSIKTSSIQYENDDLMRESYGDDYGIACCVSAMRIGKQMQFFGARANLAKTLLYAINGGKDEKSGNQVAPKFAPIESDVLDYDEVYAQFDEMMEWLAGVYVNSLNVIHYMHDKYSYERIEMALHDTDVHRTMATGIAGLSVAADSLSAIKYAEVRPVRDENGLVVDFETTGDFPKYGNNDPRVDDIAVQLVESFMRKLRKHKTYRDSEHTMSVLTITSNVVYGKKTGNTPDGRKAGEPFAPGANPMHGRDENGALASLSSVAKLPYDCCKDGISNTFSIVPKSLGKEDHTQEQNLVSILDGYALQHGHHLNINVFNRETLLDAMEHPEEYPQLTVRVSGYAVNFIKLTREQQLDVISRTFHESM, from the coding sequence ATGATTAAAGAACCAAAGAAACAAAACAATGCATGGTCAGGATTTAAAACAGGTCGTTGGACACGTAACGTAGATGTGCGTGAATTTATCCAACTTAACTTCACTGGATATCAAGGTGATGATAGTTTCTTAGCAGGCCCTACTGAAGCAACATCAAAATTATGGGATCAAGTCATGCAACTATCGAAAGAAGAACGTGAACGTGGTGGCATGTGGGATATGGATACGAAAGTTGTCTCAACAATCCTTTCTCATGATGCAGGATATTTAAATCAAGACTTAGAACAAATCGTCGGCGTTCAAACAGATAAACCATTCAAACGCTCGATGCAACCATTCGGTGGTATTCGTATGGCAAAAGCAGCATGTGAAGCATATGGTTATGAACTAGATGAAGAAACTGAACGCATCTTCACAGACTATCGTAAAACACACAACCAAGGTGTATTCGATGCATATTCTAAAGAAATGTTAGCTTGCCGTAAAGCAGGTATCATCACTGGTCTTCCTGATGCTTACGGTCGTGGTCGTATTATCGGTGACTATCGTCGTGTTGCTTTATACGGTATTGACTTCTTAATGGCAGAAAAACAACGTGACTTCAACGATCTTTCGACTACAATGTCTGAAGATGTCATTCGTTTACGTGAAGAAGTTTCTGAACAATACCGTTCACTTAAAGAATTAAAAGAACTTGGTGAACGCTATGGCTTCGATTTGAGCCGTCCAGCAGAAAACTTTAAAGAAGCTGTTCAATGGTTATACTTAGCTTACCTTGCAGCAATCAAAGAACAAAACGGTGCTGCAATGAGTCTTGGTCGTACTTCTACTTTCTTAGATATCTATGCAGAACGTGACTTACAAGCAGGTACAATTACAGAATCTGAAGTTCAAGAAATCATTGACCACTTCATTATGAAATTACGCCTTGTAAAATTCGCACGTACACCTGATTACAACGCACTCTTCTCTGGTGACCCTACTTGGGTAACAGAATCTATCGGTGGTGTTGGTATCGACGGACGTCCAATGGTTACGAAAAACTCATTCCGTTTCCTACACTCTTTAGACAACTTAGGTCCTGCACCTGAACCAAACTTAACAGTATTATGGTCTACACGTTTACCAGAAAACTTCAAACGCTACTGTACGAAGATGAGTATTAAAACAAGCTCTATTCAGTACGAAAATGACGACTTAATGCGTGAAAGCTATGGCGATGACTACGGTATTGCATGCTGTGTATCTGCAATGAGAATTGGTAAACAAATGCAATTCTTCGGTGCACGTGCAAACTTAGCCAAAACATTATTATACGCGATCAATGGTGGTAAAGATGAAAAATCTGGTAACCAAGTCGCACCAAAATTTGCACCAATCGAATCTGATGTTTTAGATTACGACGAAGTGTATGCACAATTTGATGAAATGATGGAATGGCTTGCAGGTGTATACGTTAACTCATTGAACGTTATTCATTACATGCATGACAAATACAGCTATGAACGCATTGAAATGGCGTTACATGACACAGATGTTCACCGTACAATGGCAACAGGTATCGCAGGTCTTTCAGTTGCAGCTGACTCATTATCTGCAATCAAATATGCAGAAGTTCGCCCAGTTCGTGATGAAAACGGCCTTGTTGTAGACTTTGAAACAACTGGAGACTTCCCTAAATACGGTAACAACGACCCTCGTGTCGATGACATTGCAGTTCAATTAGTCGAAAGCTTTATGAGAAAGTTACGTAAACACAAAACTTACCGTGACTCTGAACATACAATGAGTGTATTAACAATCACTTCTAACGTTGTGTATGGTAAGAAAACAGGTAACACACCAGACGGACGTAAAGCTGGCGAACCATTTGCACCAGGTGCAAACCCAATGCACGGCCGTGATGAAAACGGTGCTTTAGCATCACTTTCATCAGTTGCAAAATTACCGTATGACTGCTGTAAAGATGGTATCTCAAATACATTTAGTATCGTTCCAAAATCACTTGGTAAAGAAGATCACACACAAGAACAAAACTTAGTCAGCATTTTAGATGGTTATGCATTACAACACGGTCACCATCTTAACATCAACGTATTCAACCGTGAAACATTGTTAGATGCGATGGAACACCCTGAAGAATATCCACAGTTGACAGTTCGTGTATCTGGATACGCTGTAAACTTCATCAAGTTAACACGCGAACAACAACTAGATGTTATTTCACGTACATTCCACGAATCAATGTAA
- a CDS encoding PTS transporter subunit IIC, translating to METMENEKMTFKKFTFNVLNGLAVAIVVGLIPNAVLGGLFQYLGKSVPFFETLHHVVLGIQFALPLMVGVLIAFQFKLNPMETAVVGAAAYVGSGAAQATEAGWQIVGIGDLINTMLTASIAVLMVLWLSGRLGSLTIILLPILVGGIPGVIGLLTLPYVSKITLAIGNVVNTLTTLQPILMCMLIAILFSFIIVSPVSTIAVGLAIGISGLAAGAAAIGVAAAAVVLFIGTLRVNKLGVPVAIILGGMKMMMPNIIRYPILLLPIGLTAGITGIVGALVGIEGTKESAGFGIVGLVGPIKALEFLQHGTMMNVLLAGFVFIGVPLVVGFIVNTLFCKILKLYQPDIYRFTANEEA from the coding sequence ATGGAAACAATGGAAAATGAAAAAATGACGTTTAAAAAGTTTACGTTTAATGTATTAAATGGATTAGCCGTTGCAATTGTTGTCGGGTTAATTCCGAATGCAGTATTAGGTGGACTGTTTCAATATTTAGGGAAGTCGGTACCATTTTTCGAAACATTACATCATGTTGTGTTAGGCATTCAATTTGCCTTACCTTTAATGGTAGGCGTGCTCATTGCATTTCAGTTTAAGTTGAATCCGATGGAAACAGCAGTTGTTGGAGCGGCAGCATATGTTGGCTCAGGTGCAGCACAAGCGACTGAAGCGGGTTGGCAAATTGTCGGTATTGGTGATTTAATCAATACGATGTTAACAGCATCAATCGCTGTTTTAATGGTACTTTGGTTGAGTGGACGATTAGGAAGTTTAACAATCATTTTGCTTCCTATTTTGGTAGGGGGTATTCCGGGGGTTATCGGTCTTTTAACATTGCCTTATGTTAGCAAGATTACACTAGCAATTGGTAACGTAGTGAATACACTCACAACGTTGCAACCTATATTGATGTGTATGTTGATTGCGATATTGTTTTCATTCATTATCGTATCACCTGTATCAACAATTGCGGTTGGTTTAGCAATTGGCATTTCAGGCCTTGCAGCAGGTGCAGCAGCAATTGGTGTTGCAGCGGCAGCAGTCGTTCTATTTATCGGTACATTACGTGTCAATAAGCTGGGTGTCCCAGTGGCAATCATTCTAGGTGGGATGAAGATGATGATGCCAAATATTATTCGTTATCCAATTCTGTTATTACCAATTGGATTAACAGCAGGTATTACAGGAATTGTCGGTGCACTCGTAGGTATTGAAGGGACAAAAGAATCTGCAGGATTTGGTATCGTAGGGCTTGTAGGGCCGATCAAAGCATTAGAATTTTTACAACATGGAACGATGATGAATGTATTATTGGCAGGATTCGTATTCATCGGTGTACCTTTAGTCGTAGGCTTCATCGTCAATACATTATTCTGCAAAATACTCAAGTTGTATCAACCAGACATTTATCGTTTCACAGCGAATGAAGAAGCGTAA